GCCGAAGCCTCTCAAAATCCCCTCTGTCCAGCGTTGTCTGACTCAGAAGAGTCTTCCTTCAAATCTGGTGCGTGAGCTAAAGATCTCTATTAGCCGGGGAGCCCAAGTCTTTTTATTCGTTTCGCGCATCCGTCATATTGATTCGTTTTTGCAACTGTTACGCCGCTATTTTTCGGAGATTACGATAGAGGGGACATCTTCTGTGGATCCCGACAGAGGAAATAAAGTGATGTCGTTTCGGAACCGTGATATTCGTCTGCTTGTAACAACTACGATATTGGAGCGCGGTGTCACTGTGCCTAAAAGTGACGTATTTATCGTGGATGCAGACAGTGATCTCTTTGATGAAGCGGCGCTGATTCAAATGGCCGGTCGGGCTGGCCGTTCCAAGGATGATCCTGCGGGGAAGGTTGTATTTGGCTCACCTCAATGGACACGGTGTCAGCGCTCGGCTGTGAACCAGATCAAGCGAATGAACCGGATTGCCAGGAAGGGTAATTATTTGAAGGTTTGAGTGAGAGCTTAGGAGGCCAATAATCATGCTAATGGATACGCTGGACCGAATTCTGGGGCCATTTCACCGAATGCTGGTAGCATCCGGGCAGAAGTGCCTTACTTGCGGTAGAACGACAGCTTTGTCACGTGAACACCTCGGATTATGCAGAACGTGTTACCTATCGATTCCGTGGATTACGAATCCAAGATGTATGTACTGTGGAAGACATATCGGTTGTCCAGATTGTACTCGTGAGAGCGCTGGACCGTGGCATTTTGTATGTAACCGAAGTGCAGCAGCTTATAACGCCGATATGAGGGAGTGGTTGGCACAGTATAAATACCGTGGGAACGAGTCGTATGCTTCACTTTTGATCGGCATGTTGGAGCGGGCGTACCGTCAGTTGCAGCGAGAGGCACAAAAGAGATGGCAGTTTATATCATCACATGAGACTAGTAAAAAGTCAGGTTTGCACTGGCGTATCCAACTCGT
Above is a window of Paenibacillus uliginis N3/975 DNA encoding:
- a CDS encoding ComF family protein, with the protein product MLMDTLDRILGPFHRMLVASGQKCLTCGRTTALSREHLGLCRTCYLSIPWITNPRCMYCGRHIGCPDCTRESAGPWHFVCNRSAAAYNADMREWLAQYKYRGNESYASLLIGMLERAYRQLQREAQKRWQFISSHETSKKSGLHWRIQLVTSVPVSETRLKERGFNQAEVLARGLAAACKLPYAELLRRDRHTDKQSFKSRMDRLKDMEGIFRCIPEAGEILDFQANHTYISSPQRAFQVPTDSAFPIRILLIDDIYTTGSTVNACSKELKAAGEVQGILVEVYSLTWARS